Sequence from the Argentina anserina chromosome 7, drPotAnse1.1, whole genome shotgun sequence genome:
TATGAGGATTTGAAAAATTTAGGTACTTATCAAAACGATGGAAGCTCTCACCACAGGTTTCTACTGCACCATTCACTTTTCCATGTAGATCCACTGCCCACAATCCAGTTAAATCTTTCTGGACAACAATGTCATCATCAAGAAACAAAATCTTATCCAACTTGGGATAAACCTGTGGAAGATAGAACCTCAAATGATTAAGCATTGAGAGATACTTCGGGTTGCGGTACTTCAGATTAGAAGCGCCAGATGAGAGAGTGGTAGGATGGTCAGCCTTGAAATAATAGTTTTTCATTGCAGCAGACTCGAGTTGCCGCAGAACTGGGCAGTACGATGAGTTGAGCCACTTAAACTCATCAACATTTTCAACGTGTATAGTGGCTTTTCCAGGAGGATTCAATAAGAACCACATATTCATGGCTCCAAAGTTAAGCTTATCAGTAACAAGATGGAATACATGTTTTGAAGGATCCTGCAATAACCAAGAAAGCACACAAGTAAATAACAATGACCGtaaatcaataaaaaattaagaaaaatgaaaacaacaaaAGCAGCCAGCACAGAGTAAGCCATTGCCAAGTAAATTTTAATGATAGCACGAGCCTCGGGCCCGCAGATCAATATAAAAGTAGTATACAGTTTTCAAAATTTCCTAATGTGATGTAACTGCAGATGAACCCTTACTTGAAAAAAAGTATAGAAAAGATGGTCATGAAAACATCAAGCCCCTTAAAGTAAAGATGTCTAAAAGGATGATTTACATACTCATAGCATGATGTAGACTATGGTAACATCGAATATAACGCATGCCTTGCATACTAAATTTTGTTGTTTCCAACTTGGTCACAAGACACAAATGCATGTGCAATTAGACACAAGTATAGAATATGATAATTCAGATCACCTTGGCATTCTTGACAGTAGAGTTGACGACAACCGATGCAGCCAAGACATTGTCAGAGAAGAGGGCATAATGATAAAGACTAGGATTCTCCAAGTTCTCAGTTCTAGGGAATCTTCTCTTCTCCATAGGAAGGAGATAATAATCTATGGTTAGGCGCATAGACAAGCAGTGAATTCCATTTGGAATGGTCTTGGCAGCTAACTGACTAAGGAATGTGCTCTGCTTTTTCAGGCTCCGCACTTGTTCATCCGCAGACTGAAGCATTGCTCTCAGCTTTGTAGTGACCAGGTTACAATCATACAGTTGCTCTCTCGACTTTGAAAGAACTTGGCCCATAGCTTTTATTCTTTCTGGAGCACTAAATTTTAATCAGCCGTAGAAAAAGTAAGAAACGTCCTCATAATCACCAATCCATTTAATATAAAAGAAGACAAAGATATACTATACACATTCAAAGAACATGTTACCTTTTGGGTAGATCTGCATCAGCAGTTGCCTCTCCCAATGCACGCTGAGATTCTCTCAGTCGAGTTTGTAGTTGCTCATACAGATCGGCCCTGTTTTTCATCTTCGCAATACTTAAGTAAACTCTTGCCATTATGATCTGATCACGCATCAAGCGCACTGTTGAATCAGAGTTTTCATTCTCGTTTTCTTTCCTCCAAATGCTGTATTTTCCAAGAACAGCTGAATCAACTGATTTGGAGCGTTCAATGGCTGCACTTTCAAGTTTTAATATTGATTCATCATCGTGCTGTGTCAACTCAGTTGCACGGCTTGCACGTTTAGTCTCTCTTAATTGCTGCAGAATCGCTTATAATGCAAAAATTAGAAACTAACCAATACTGCAGTAATACAAAACTAGAAATGCCAAATAGACATGAGTCCGTTTAATTTATGTTCTGAGCCGAAAGATAGATATACATGTTCAAGCAAGTGTAAAACCATTCCACAATCTTAATATGGAACATAGGTAAAGTATGATAATTACCCTTCGGGCTAGTTTTGCAGGATCAAGAGGTTGAGCATAATTATCTgcaaaaaacaataaaaattagaaagaaTGTAGAAGTGTATCACAGCCATAAGAAAAATGTTATCAGAGCATAACCACCTGAAGCCTCATCCACTTTGACCCTTGATGTCTCTTGTTTTGCATCTACGGCTGTCAAATTTATCTTGCCACAAACAAAATGAAACGGAGGCAATCAGCAGCTACAGGTTGACAATATCTTTCCAGCATAAGGGATAGTCAAGACTCCAGGCAGAAAGCATAATCACATACTAACCTCTGGATCTGTTACAACTGATGAATTTTCTCCAATGACTTTCCAAGAAGCTAAAAAATTGTTTTTCCTGAAGAAATCAAGGCTCAAAGGCCCCATGTCATTTGTGCTGGCTGCAATCACATCAATGACCTGATATAGTGATTCAACCAGAACGTTGgttagaaaaaagaaaagactcaacaaaatagaaaaactaCCACCACTATTGTGAACTCAGAAATGAGTACCACACATATTTAGTAGAGTTGCACTTGCCTCCTTCGAGAAAAGAGATTTGGCATGTTGCAGTGCCTCTCGCTCCCTCCAATCCAAATTCTGCACCAGGAACTTGTTCTCAAAACCGTTTAGTACAAATATGTTACTATATTGTAGAAACAAGTAAGATACAAGATTTGAGGCCGAAATTAATGCAAGCATGAAGCCGTACCTGTTCACCAGCACCAGATAATATATCATTTTGATCTGCACAAATAGCAATACTTATTTATAGTCAAGCTTGGAGAGTCTTCATAAACATGTGACTTGCAGAGAAGACAAACTTACACATTACAACCATCAACTATagtagaaaaacaaaacaaatgaatATGCCATTGGAGTGACATTTGGAAAACTTTTCATGACAAAAGCTAACCCAAGTATATAATAAAGTACAAGATGATTTTTCAAAACGACTTTCACAGGATTACCAGCCCCGTCACTTAATTACGAATTTCAAACTCAAATACAGGCCACGTACAAGATGCAAATCGGCAACTTACAAAACTAAGATCTTGCCCAAGCTTCTGAGGAAACTTTAAATCATGATAAATAAGACAAATCTATAAACTCATTCAATCAATTCTCACTTGCATTGAGGCTCGATACTTATTTCAAGAATTCAATACCCCCACTCTCCCAGCTACAGTACAATAAACCgggaaaaataaataacagACCACAACTAAACTGTAATGAAACAATACCACATTACCATAGTAACAGAGATAACAACACAaagtttaaattaaaatcGTTCTCGACCACACCTGTATCAAACCACCATTGCGGCCTAATCGCTAATATATAGATACAACCAGGCCAGAAATCCAGAACCATAAAAACTAAGGAACTTGACACGGGTTTCATTCAGGTACAAGCATCATTGAATATATCACATCAATCTGCTTAAAGCTTAACAATTCAAAAACCGATACGAAGATAAACAACGCCTCCTAATACCTTATGACACACTCATACACTCACCCTCTTAAAACACCAAAAACGCTTGCAATGTCTGAAATATTAACACTCCTGATTCCATATCAGTATTAACTTTATCGACAGTACATTAAATTTTGACTCTTTTATGCTTCTCTGAAGCAAATAAGAAAATACGAGAGCAATCACAAACAAGCAAAAGTAACTGAAACCTAATTGAGATCTGCAAACCTAAAATTCCAGAGACTCGTTCAACCGATGAGCATAAATTGACAGGCCTTTCAACAAAGCATTGGAAATCGAAAGGAGCGGAGGGACCAACCGGAGGTGTAGAGGCCACGGCCGACGAAGAAAATCAACGAAACGAGGAAGAGCACGAATGCGAAGACCGCAATGGGGAATCGCGATCCGGCGGGTCGGTTCCGGTGGGGCCCGCGCTTCACCGCCATTGGCATCGAGACCTGGATTTTTCAATCAGCttcaacagaaaaaaaaaaaggtaagaGATTccaatgagagagagagagtttgggTGTGAAATAAAGAGAGGGATCCAATGGGATAGAGAGAATGAGAATTCCGATGACGGGAAAAGTGGGAGGAGTGAGGAGTGTGAATCTTACCTCCGATTTAATTACAACTTCATCGCAGAGGTCTCTCTTTTGTCTTCCTCTCTCGCCCCACCCAAACTCAtacttaattattttgttttttatttttaattcaaattctattggaaaaaattaatttaaacttCGTTACAGAATTTCTTTACCGTGACTTACTTTGTGCATCAAGATAAAACGTCAAGCAAATCTTCCAACATTCATGGATTGGGATATGCTTAGTGCCTAGGCGGTCTAAGATCTCCCCAGGCCTAGCACCTAGGCAGCTAAGTTTTAGGCGGACCAAAGGTGCTTCTAGCCGGGTGAGTTTTAGCCACTTTCACATGTCAtgaaacataacaaaaatatAGTCCTATTCTAGTACAAACAAGCTTCTTCCATACCTTACTCTCATTGTCACCCATATTTTTCCTATATACCCAGAAACCTCGTGTTGTTTTAGTAGAGCCTTTCCTTTCCGATCATTGGTGATAGCTTGATCCTCCTGTCGACAGAGCCACTTtgtttggatttgagagtgtgCAGGTATGAAATTGAGATTGGATGTGCGGTGGGTATGAGTTGATGAAATTGGGCAAGTGGTGGTTCCATGTTTTCCTTTCCGTTAATGCAAAAAAATTAACACCATATCAGTCTCAGATATACCACGGTCAAAATGACTCTAATCTTCAAAAATCCACTCGTCTTTTTATTAAATatacaaatatttttattaaaattgaaTAACTCGCAGATACAAGACTCACAGACACTGAAAAATTTAACCTTAGCTTATGCTCTAACCCTAAGAAACGAGACAGCAAAGTACAATGTACACCCAAATGTGAAGCAACGAAATCTAAACAACCCTTTCTGAGTTTCTGTGGTCTAGCATACATATGTTCCCTAACCTCCAATGCAATTCCAATCAATCAGCTAAACCATAAAAACACCCAAGAGAGCTTGTCTACATAGTCGCCACGTCCAAGTAATCCCCGATCTGCATATCAGAGAACATCAGCCAGGAACATGAAATATCAGGCAATATATAGAGCCAAAAAGAAAACATCATGTTTACCTGAAAGCCAAGCTCAGCCAAAATCTTGCCGTCGTCAAGTTTTCCGTTTCCATAAGAAAAAGTCTGCCCCACCTTCATGTAGCAATGAAATCCAGTCAGATATATACGTTGTTCATCATTTCACAGAATATGTGCAATCACATTTACTAAATTAGCTATGGTGATTAGAACTTAGACCAGAACTGTCAAGTCACAACTAGGTGTCACATTGGCATTCAAATTAGGATAGCAGTACAACAGACTTGGCACTGATCTTGTCAAGTTATCAGGGtttaaaaattaaatcaaCTAGATCCAATTTAATGTGACAAAATATACTTCAATTTTCTTCTCCTGAAATTGTGCTTATTGATGAAACAATAGTACCAAATGTATGCAACAAcactatcaatgaataaacCACACAATCATCCAGCAGAGATCACAGAATTCAACCAATTCATGCAGAAACAAATGTATGCAACAACACTATCAATAAATAAACCACACAATCATCCAGCAGAAATCACAGAATTCAACCAATTCATGCAGAAATTGTAGAGGGGGAGAGTTCAAGTCAGATATTGACTTCCATGAGATTGGGCAGAGCCAGGATAATGAGGATATTAATAATACCCTTGCATTGCATAAGCATAATACTAATCAGCCTGTTAGAAGAACCTTCCCATTGGAGTAAGATGCCTATCAAATTCTCAAGTGGTGGACATGCCTATATCTGTTTCTGCATTAGAAAAGCAGACTGGAACCTTTCCATATCTGGATTTTCtatcttttggttttttctttttccgaaAACTATAATTTGGACTTGTTGCCCTATCTCGTCTATTTTGCTTTTGGCTATCCGACTAGATAGTATTGCCACTAATTCCCTTTTACTAAATCTGTTAGAAAATGGGTAAAGTTCTAATATGTTGAAGACCTCAGCAGAAAATATGGCAGCCTTTTTAACAGGTGTACGTTCCCGTTGGGGGAAGCTATTGACTGAGGTGTCTCCTCTTCCTTTAAAAGTTTAAATTCATTTACTTCATCTGCTTCCCCTCTCTAATGACATCAGTAATCTTCCTTCAATTTTTATGCTTACCTGCTAAGGAACTTTTATCCCAATTGTTCCAGAGATCTGGTTGTGTTACCATTTCTTTATATTTATTCGTTACAACCGAATTAGGAAACCCTTTTGAAAAGATGCCCTAACCAAGAGGAAGGCTCCTGCAAAAGAATTGTATCCTATGCTAAAGAATCTAAAGACAACAAGCTACATTAGGGAGTTAATCACACACTGTCCCCATATAGTATAAAAAGAAAACTTGCTCGATCCTTATATTGTATAATGGGATGTCAGCTactttgtgtgtgtgtgtgtgtgcgtgtg
This genomic interval carries:
- the LOC126802499 gene encoding polygalacturonate 4-alpha-galacturonosyltransferase, which encodes MPMAVKRGPHRNRPAGSRFPIAVFAFVLFLVSLIFFVGRGLYTSDQNDILSGAGEQNLDWREREALQHAKSLFSKEVIDVIAASTNDMGPLSLDFFRKNNFLASWKVIGENSSVVTDPEINLTAVDAKQETSRVKVDEASDNYAQPLDPAKLARRQLRETKRASRATELTQHDDESILKLESAAIERSKSVDSAVLGKYSIWRKENENENSDSTVRLMRDQIIMARVYLSIAKMKNRADLYEQLQTRLRESQRALGEATADADLPKSAPERIKAMGQVLSKSREQLYDCNLVTTKLRAMLQSADEQVRSLKKQSTFLSQLAAKTIPNGIHCLSMRLTIDYYLLPMEKRRFPRTENLENPSLYHYALFSDNVLAASVVVNSTVKNAKDPSKHVFHLVTDKLNFGAMNMWFLLNPPGKATIHVENVDEFKWLNSSYCPVLRQLESAAMKNYYFKADHPTTLSSGASNLKYRNPKYLSMLNHLRFYLPQVYPKLDKILFLDDDIVVQKDLTGLWAVDLHGKVNGAVETCGESFHRFDKYLNFSNPHIARNFDPNACGWAYGMNMFDLKEWKKKDITGIYHKWQNMNEERTLWKLGTLPPGLITFYGLTHPLQKSWHVLGLGYNPSLDRNEIENAAVVHYNGNMKPWLELAMTKYKGYWTKYIKYDHPYLRSCKLSE